From Acidimicrobiales bacterium, a single genomic window includes:
- the guaA gene encoding glutamine-hydrolyzing GMP synthase, producing MTDPGHLADDTVLVVDFGAQYAQLIARRVREAHVYSEIVPHSITAAEVAARAPKGIVFSGGPASVHVDGAPSIDAAVYDLGVPILGICYGAQLLARDLGGEVARTGRGEYGRTDLDVTGDSLLFGPTQPAHQPVWMSHFDTIAAAPSGATVTATTGDTPAAAFEDRDRGVFGVQFHPEVVHTPHGQEVLEHFLYDACGLGPNWTMSSIIETQVEAIRAQVGDGRAICGLSGGVDSAVAAALVHKAIGAQLTCVFVDTGLMRQGEGEQVVETFRRHQGIELIHVRAADRFFERLAGLTDPEDKRKAIGELFIRVFEDAAGGLSDAAFLVQGTLYPDVIESGTKDAAKIKSHHNVGGLPDDMDFELVEPLRALFKDEVRKVGTELGLPDEIVWRQPFPGPGLGVRIIGEVTPEKVAMLQRADAIVREEVKAAGLEREIWQAFAVLPDIRSVGVMGDERTYGHPIIIRAVTSEDAMTADWARLPYELLEIMSSRIINEVAGINRVAYDVTSKPPGTIEWE from the coding sequence ATGACCGATCCCGGTCACCTCGCCGACGACACCGTCCTCGTCGTCGACTTCGGAGCGCAGTACGCACAGCTCATCGCCCGCCGGGTGCGTGAGGCGCACGTCTACTCCGAGATCGTCCCGCACTCGATCACCGCCGCCGAGGTGGCGGCCCGGGCCCCGAAGGGGATCGTGTTCTCCGGTGGACCGGCGTCGGTCCACGTCGACGGCGCCCCGTCCATCGACGCGGCCGTGTACGACCTCGGGGTGCCGATCCTCGGCATCTGCTACGGCGCGCAGCTCCTCGCCCGCGACCTCGGCGGCGAGGTCGCCCGCACCGGGCGGGGGGAGTACGGACGCACCGACCTCGACGTGACCGGTGACAGCCTGCTCTTCGGCCCGACCCAGCCCGCCCACCAGCCGGTGTGGATGAGCCACTTCGACACCATCGCCGCCGCCCCGTCGGGCGCGACGGTGACGGCCACCACGGGCGACACGCCGGCGGCGGCGTTCGAGGACCGCGACCGGGGCGTGTTCGGGGTGCAGTTCCATCCCGAGGTGGTCCACACCCCCCACGGCCAGGAGGTGCTCGAGCACTTCCTCTACGACGCCTGCGGCCTCGGGCCGAACTGGACGATGAGCTCGATCATCGAGACCCAGGTCGAGGCCATCCGCGCCCAGGTCGGCGACGGGCGGGCCATCTGCGGCCTCTCCGGGGGGGTCGACTCCGCGGTGGCCGCGGCCCTGGTCCACAAGGCCATCGGTGCCCAGCTCACCTGCGTGTTCGTCGACACCGGCCTCATGCGCCAGGGGGAGGGGGAGCAGGTCGTCGAGACGTTCCGGCGTCACCAGGGCATCGAGCTGATCCACGTCCGGGCCGCCGACCGGTTCTTCGAGCGCCTCGCCGGGCTCACCGACCCCGAGGACAAGCGCAAGGCCATCGGCGAGCTGTTCATCCGTGTCTTCGAGGACGCCGCCGGCGGGTTGAGCGACGCCGCGTTCCTCGTGCAGGGCACCCTCTATCCCGACGTGATCGAGTCGGGCACGAAGGACGCCGCGAAGATCAAGAGCCACCACAACGTGGGCGGCCTGCCCGACGACATGGACTTCGAGCTCGTCGAGCCGTTGCGGGCGCTGTTCAAGGACGAGGTGCGCAAGGTCGGCACCGAGCTGGGCCTGCCCGACGAGATCGTGTGGCGCCAGCCCTTCCCGGGGCCCGGACTGGGGGTGCGCATCATCGGCGAGGTCACCCCGGAGAAGGTGGCCATGCTCCAGCGGGCCGACGCCATCGTGCGCGAGGAGGTGAAGGCGGCCGGGCTCGAGCGCGAGATCTGGCAGGCGTTCGCCGTGCTGCCCGACATCCGCTCGGTCGGGGTGATGGGCGACGAGCGCACCTACGGTCACCCGATCATCATCCGGGCCGTCACCAGCGAGGACGCCATGACGGCCGACTGGGCCCGTCTGCCCTACGAGCTGCTCGAGATCATGTCGAGCCGCATCATCAACGAGGTGGCGGGCATCAACCGGGTGGCCTACGACGTCACCTCGAAGCCGCCGGGCACCATCGAGTGGGAGTGA
- a CDS encoding VOC family protein has protein sequence MQRSFFSVLSDDLPGTRDWYVALFDYRVDFDSDWFVQLQAPDVPRLELGIIARGHRIVPDALRSSPTGGLLTVVVDDVDALHQRAQQRGVEVLEPPTDLFYGQRRMLLVDPNGMIVDVSSECPPDPDWLSTLGG, from the coding sequence ATGCAGCGGAGCTTCTTCTCGGTCCTGAGCGACGACCTGCCAGGTACGCGCGACTGGTACGTCGCGCTCTTCGACTACCGGGTCGACTTCGACAGCGACTGGTTCGTGCAGTTGCAGGCCCCCGACGTCCCGAGGCTGGAGCTCGGGATCATCGCCCGCGGTCACCGGATCGTCCCGGACGCGCTGCGGTCGTCCCCGACGGGAGGGCTCCTGACCGTCGTCGTCGACGACGTCGACGCGCTCCACCAGCGGGCGCAGCAACGCGGGGTGGAGGTGCTCGAACCGCCCACGGACCTGTTCTACGGGCAGCGCCGGATGCTGCTCGTCGACCCGAACGGGATGATCGTCGACGTGTCGAGCGAGTGCCCGCCCGATCCGGACTGGCTGTCGACACTGGGAGGCTGA